The Methylomonas montana DNA window CGGTTTAACCAGCCACTGGCTGGCTATCGAACAAATCGGTTGGGAGCCATCCGCACACCGTTTCGTCGACCTTCGCAACCAGCCGATCCGGGCGCTGTTCAAGCTTTATCCTTGGGAATGGCTGTTGCAAGACGAGTTTGGCCGCTATCTACCGCAAGCCCGCATCAGTATTCTGGAACCGCCGTGGAAGCTGTTGCTCAGCAACAAAGGCATATTGCCGATCTTGTGGGAATTGTTTCCAGACCACCCCAACCTGCTGCCGGCCAGTTTCGAGGACAAACCGCTACAGGGCGACTATGTCCGCAAACCGTTGTATTCCCGCGAGGGTGCTAACATCGAGATTCGCCGAGGCTGCAGCACCATCGAAACCGGCGGCAGTTACGGCAGCGAAGGCTATATCTATCAGCGCCACGTGCAACTACCAAATTTTGCCGGCAATTTTCCAGTGATCGGCTCATGGATCATCGCCGATCAAGCGGCCGGCATCGGCATCCGTGAAGATAAAATCGAAATCACCGGCAACAATAGCCGCTTCATCCCGCATTATTTCGTCGAGAATTGACTATGGAATCCATCAACCTGACCGAACTGTTGGCTGGCGCCAACGGCTTTTTTCTGCATTTCGTCGCAGCCGCCGTGCTGACCGGCCTGTTCGCACTCTGTTATCTATGGATTACGCAGTACGCCGAATTCAAACTGATCCGCGAAGGCAAAACCGCGCCGGCGGTGGCTTTCAGCGCGGCACTGCTGGGTTTTACTCTGGCTTTGGCAGGCGCCATCGCCAACAGCGTCTCGTTTGCCGATATGCTGGCCTGGGCGGCTATTGCCCTGTTCGTGCAAGTACTGGTCTTTGTCGGCTTGCGGCTGGCGTTCGCCGATCTATGCCGGCGCATCGCCGACGACCAACTAGGCCCGGCGATTTTACTAGCCGGCTTGTCGTTGGCGGCAGGCTTGTTGAATGCGGCTTGCATGAGCTATTGATGCCGTGAATTCGCCGTCAGCCAAACGTATTTTAGTCGTCGAAGACGAACCGGCCATCGCCGACACGCTGATCTATGTGTTGAACAACAGCGGCTATCAAACCGAGCACGTTGGGCTGGCGCAAACTGCGTTGACCCAACTGCGAGCCGAACCGTTCGATCTCGTCATCCTCGATGTCGGTCTGCCGGACGGCAACGGTTTTGACTTGTGCCGTCAGTTGCGGCGCTTCTCCGAGGTTCCGGTAATTTTTCTGACTGCGCACGGCGACGAAATCGACCGCATCGTCGGCTTGGAAATAGGCGGCGACGATTACGTCACTAAACCGTTCAGTCCGCGCGAAGTGGCGGCAAGGGTCGGCGTGATCTTGCGCCGGCTCGGCGCATCCAGCACAAACGGCCAGCCGTCAGCGATTACCGGCCATTTCGAATTGGATAGCCTGGCCTGCCGTATTCGTTATCGCGGCCAAATGCTGGACTTGACCCGTTATGAATATCTATTGCTGAAACTGTTAATCGAACACCCCGAGCGCATTTTCTCCCGCGAACAACTGCTGGAACGAATCTGGCAAGATCCCGGCGAGGTGTTCGATCGCACCG harbors:
- a CDS encoding DUF350 domain-containing protein — translated: MESINLTELLAGANGFFLHFVAAAVLTGLFALCYLWITQYAEFKLIREGKTAPAVAFSAALLGFTLALAGAIANSVSFADMLAWAAIALFVQVLVFVGLRLAFADLCRRIADDQLGPAILLAGLSLAAGLLNAACMSY
- the creB gene encoding two-component system response regulator CreB: MNSPSAKRILVVEDEPAIADTLIYVLNNSGYQTEHVGLAQTALTQLRAEPFDLVILDVGLPDGNGFDLCRQLRRFSEVPVIFLTAHGDEIDRIVGLEIGGDDYVTKPFSPREVAARVGVILRRLGASSTNGQPSAITGHFELDSLACRIRYRGQMLDLTRYEYLLLKLLIEHPERIFSREQLLERIWQDPGEVFDRTVDTHIKTLRAKLRAAVADRDPIRTHRGLGYSLQSR